The Kordia sp. SMS9 genome window below encodes:
- a CDS encoding trypsin-like peptidase domain-containing protein, with protein sequence MKKFASLLFVSVLAGIISIGAYKLFSESPEKVEQASVFEKSSYIPTNFINNPTKSSTTDAATSGIDFTVAAEKTVNAVVHVKNKITTVGPRSIWDLYNGKSRQQTQIGTGSGVIITPDGHIVTNNHVIKGSNEIQVTLNNNKNYIATLIGSDPKMDIALLKIEADEELPYISFGDSDNAKIGEWVLAVGNPFNLTSTVTAGIISAKGRDLNEGDNLSQSFIQTDAAVNPGNSGGALVNTNGELIGINTAITSQTGSYIGYSFAVPSNIAQKIVTDLLEYGDVQKGLLGVSGSSLNSMIAEKLETEETEGFYVGKVFAESGAAEAGIQEGDIIKKLGEIKISNFADLSGYLSSKRPGDIVNVTVLRNEDYKIFPVELKKKEVPTSINFKDMQLEDLNPEVASKYNLEYGLEVTDGTNELYKKSGITSGYILLKVNGMKVTSAEALQNFIETYGEDQVQTMTLINTEGQIERFIYNR encoded by the coding sequence ATGAAAAAATTTGCAAGTTTACTTTTCGTTTCTGTTTTAGCAGGCATTATCAGTATCGGAGCTTATAAATTGTTTTCAGAATCCCCTGAAAAAGTTGAACAAGCTTCAGTTTTTGAGAAATCATCGTACATTCCTACGAACTTCATTAACAATCCAACAAAGAGTAGCACAACAGATGCAGCCACTTCTGGAATTGATTTTACTGTAGCTGCCGAAAAGACCGTAAATGCGGTGGTACACGTTAAAAATAAAATTACAACCGTTGGTCCAAGAAGTATTTGGGATTTGTACAACGGAAAATCAAGACAACAAACACAAATTGGCACAGGTTCTGGTGTTATTATTACGCCTGACGGACATATTGTGACCAACAATCACGTGATTAAAGGTTCAAACGAAATTCAAGTCACGCTGAACAATAATAAAAATTATATAGCAACATTAATCGGCTCAGATCCAAAAATGGATATTGCTTTGTTAAAGATTGAAGCCGATGAAGAATTGCCGTATATTTCTTTTGGAGATTCGGACAATGCGAAGATTGGCGAATGGGTTTTGGCGGTTGGAAACCCTTTTAATCTGACATCTACCGTTACTGCGGGAATTATCAGTGCCAAAGGAAGAGACTTAAACGAAGGCGATAACTTGAGTCAATCATTTATACAAACAGACGCTGCGGTAAATCCAGGAAATTCTGGTGGTGCGTTGGTGAATACGAATGGCGAATTGATTGGAATTAACACAGCAATCACTTCACAAACAGGTTCTTATATTGGATATTCGTTTGCCGTACCAAGCAATATTGCGCAAAAAATTGTTACCGATTTATTAGAATATGGTGATGTTCAGAAAGGATTGTTGGGCGTTTCTGGGAGTTCATTAAATTCAATGATTGCTGAAAAGTTAGAAACTGAGGAAACGGAAGGTTTTTATGTTGGAAAAGTTTTTGCGGAATCTGGTGCAGCTGAAGCTGGAATTCAAGAAGGTGATATTATCAAAAAACTAGGCGAAATAAAAATCTCCAATTTTGCAGATTTATCAGGCTATTTAAGTTCCAAACGTCCAGGAGATATTGTCAATGTCACAGTATTACGTAATGAAGATTATAAAATTTTCCCGGTAGAATTAAAGAAAAAAGAAGTTCCTACTTCGATAAATTTTAAAGATATGCAACTGGAAGATTTAAATCCAGAAGTTGCTTCTAAATATAATTTGGAATATGGTTTGGAAGTAACGGACGGCACTAATGAATTGTACAAAAAATCTGGAATTACTTCTGGTTATATTTTACTGAAAGTGAATGGAATGAAAGTGACATCTGCGGAAGCTTTACAAAACTTCATTGAAACGTATGGTGAAGATCAAGTACAAACTATGACGTTAATCAATACGGAAGGACAAATCGAGCGTTTTATCTATAATAGATAA
- the dapF gene encoding diaminopimelate epimerase, with amino-acid sequence MILSFYKYQGTGNDFVLIDNRQQVFSKNDTKLVHFLCDRKFGIGADGLILLENDDVYDFKMVYYNSDGNESTMCGNGGRCMVAFANFLGVIKDETTFIAIDGKHYATIEGEEVHLQMQDVSTIEDHETHVFLNTGSPHHVTFSENISQLDIKREGAAIRYGAPYFEEGANVNFVKKLSDTEFRVRTYERGVEDETLSCGTGVTAVALAMHHLQETKANEVTLQVEGGHLQVSFERDAKTYTNIFLKGKATQVFKGEITC; translated from the coding sequence ATGATACTCTCTTTTTACAAATACCAAGGAACAGGCAACGATTTTGTGCTCATTGACAATCGACAGCAAGTATTTTCCAAAAATGATACCAAACTCGTTCACTTTTTGTGCGACCGAAAATTTGGCATTGGAGCGGACGGTTTGATTCTTTTAGAAAATGACGATGTGTACGATTTTAAAATGGTGTATTACAACTCTGATGGAAATGAAAGTACGATGTGTGGAAATGGTGGCAGATGTATGGTAGCTTTCGCGAATTTTCTCGGAGTTATTAAAGACGAAACTACTTTTATTGCCATAGATGGGAAACATTACGCAACAATTGAAGGTGAGGAAGTGCATTTGCAAATGCAAGATGTTTCCACAATTGAAGATCATGAAACGCATGTATTTTTAAATACAGGTTCACCACATCATGTCACTTTTTCAGAAAATATAAGTCAACTTGACATCAAAAGAGAAGGAGCAGCGATTCGGTATGGTGCGCCATATTTTGAAGAAGGAGCCAACGTAAACTTTGTAAAAAAGCTTTCGGATACTGAATTCAGAGTGCGAACCTATGAAAGAGGCGTGGAAGACGAAACACTTTCGTGTGGAACTGGCGTTACAGCAGTCGCACTGGCAATGCATCACTTGCAAGAAACCAAGGCGAACGAAGTCACATTGCAAGTAGAAGGTGGACATTTACAAGTATCTTTTGAGCGCGACGCCAAAACCTATACAAACATCTTCCTCAAAGGAAAAGCAACTCAAGTATTTAAAGGAGAAATAACATGCTAA
- a CDS encoding GNAT family N-acetyltransferase has translation MLTLTGEKLYLRALEPEDLDFIYDIENDESIWEISATQTPYSRFLIKQYLENAHQDIYEAKQLRLVMVSNKKESIGLIDLFEFDPKNKRVGVGLLIAKNEFRHKGYGKEALEMVCKYAFKHLQVHQLFANIGEENEASIHLFESIGFQKIGVKKDWNYVNGAYKNELLYQKLS, from the coding sequence ATGCTAACACTTACAGGCGAAAAACTATACTTACGCGCACTAGAACCCGAAGATTTAGATTTTATCTACGACATAGAAAATGATGAATCTATCTGGGAAATTAGTGCGACACAAACACCATATTCTAGATTTTTAATCAAACAATATCTAGAAAATGCACACCAAGATATTTACGAAGCCAAACAACTGCGCTTGGTCATGGTGAGCAATAAAAAAGAAAGCATTGGCTTGATTGATTTGTTTGAATTTGATCCAAAAAACAAACGTGTAGGTGTCGGTTTGCTTATCGCGAAAAACGAATTCAGACACAAAGGATACGGAAAAGAAGCGCTGGAAATGGTGTGTAAATACGCATTCAAACACTTACAAGTACATCAGCTTTTCGCAAACATTGGGGAAGAAAACGAAGCCAGCATTCATCTCTTTGAAAGTATAGGTTTTCAAAAAATTGGTGTAAAAAAAGACTGGAATTATGTCAATGGCGCGTATAAAAATGAACTCTTGTACCAAAAACTGAGCTAA
- a CDS encoding endolytic transglycosylase MltG has translation MYIRKILIGILMLGILGGCYFMYSISQTIFKPITAFNNEEAYLYIPTGADFKDVKEEILPLLNDMNAFETLAKKLGYTKRVKGGKYVIQKGMNSNDIVKTLLGKSEFVAVTLPSAKEITPIKKIARIISAEIEATETEVYNVIVDTIYPVSKGFKLSELQYIYDSNTYMVPWNTSAEAFRDTIYNRFDKKKANE, from the coding sequence ATGTACATTCGAAAAATACTCATTGGAATTTTAATGTTGGGAATTTTGGGAGGTTGTTACTTTATGTATTCCATCTCGCAAACCATCTTTAAACCTATTACAGCTTTTAATAATGAAGAAGCCTATCTTTATATTCCGACTGGCGCAGATTTTAAGGATGTAAAAGAGGAAATTTTGCCTTTGCTCAACGATATGAATGCTTTTGAAACCTTAGCCAAAAAACTTGGATATACAAAACGCGTAAAAGGAGGAAAGTATGTCATCCAAAAAGGAATGAATAGCAATGATATAGTAAAGACGTTATTAGGAAAAAGTGAATTTGTTGCGGTTACATTACCTTCTGCAAAGGAAATTACTCCGATAAAAAAAATAGCGAGAATCATATCTGCTGAAATTGAAGCCACTGAAACGGAAGTATATAATGTTATTGTTGATACAATATATCCCGTAAGCAAAGGATTTAAGCTTTCAGAATTGCAATATATTTATGACTCAAATACATATATGGTGCCTTGGAACACTTCTGCGGAAGCGTTTAGAGACACCATTTATAATAGGTTCGACAAGAAAAAAGCAAACGAGTAA
- a CDS encoding DUF2279 domain-containing protein, with amino-acid sequence MKIFPKILFMLCFVNVVSAQLTPPDFFKASDTLHKPRRNFVAITEASLATATLIGLDRIWYADFPRSSFQFINDNNEWLQMDKAGHVFASYYIGNIGADVLDWAGVSKKNQLIYGATLGFSFLTAVEVMDGFSAEWGASWGDVLANGLGTGLFVGQELLWNEQRIKLKYSFHRTRFAEVRPNKLGSGFLEESLKDYNGQTYWLSANVHSFFKQSKIPKWLNVAFGYGAEGLVAGTPETQREILPQLKRFRQFYLSLDVDLTKIETKSKFLKSIFSVINFIKIPAPTLEINSLGKMKFHYSYF; translated from the coding sequence ATGAAAATATTCCCCAAAATCCTTTTTATGCTCTGTTTTGTAAATGTGGTTTCTGCACAACTCACGCCACCCGATTTTTTCAAAGCATCTGATACCTTACACAAACCGCGACGCAATTTTGTAGCCATTACAGAAGCTTCACTCGCCACAGCAACCTTGATTGGTTTGGACAGAATTTGGTATGCCGATTTCCCGCGATCTTCCTTTCAATTCATCAATGATAACAACGAATGGCTGCAAATGGACAAAGCCGGGCATGTATTTGCGTCATATTACATTGGCAATATTGGTGCAGATGTCTTGGACTGGGCAGGCGTTTCCAAAAAAAATCAGCTCATTTATGGTGCTACACTCGGATTTAGCTTTTTAACTGCCGTAGAAGTCATGGATGGCTTTTCAGCAGAATGGGGAGCTTCTTGGGGAGATGTGCTCGCTAACGGACTTGGAACAGGCTTATTCGTTGGGCAAGAATTATTATGGAACGAACAACGCATCAAATTAAAATACTCTTTTCATCGCACACGCTTTGCCGAAGTACGCCCAAATAAGCTTGGAAGCGGATTTTTAGAAGAAAGCTTAAAAGATTACAACGGACAAACTTATTGGTTGAGTGCGAACGTGCATTCATTCTTTAAACAATCTAAAATACCAAAATGGCTCAACGTCGCTTTTGGCTATGGTGCCGAAGGATTGGTGGCTGGAACTCCAGAAACACAACGCGAAATTTTACCACAACTAAAACGTTTTCGGCAGTTTTATCTGAGTCTTGATGTCGATTTGACAAAAATTGAGACAAAATCGAAGTTTCTAAAGAGTATTTTTAGCGTGATTAACTTTATTAAAATTCCTGCTCCAACATTGGAAATCAATAGTTTAGGAAAAATGAAGTTTCATTACAGCTACTTTTAA